One Peribacillus simplex NBRC 15720 = DSM 1321 genomic region harbors:
- a CDS encoding multicopper oxidase family protein → MILSKFVDELPIPPILKPRWKDQFYTYYEVNMTEFKQSLHRELNDTTVWGYEGSYPGPTIEVERGEIVFIKWINNLPDKHLFPVDYTVHGAHMDVPEVRTVVHVHGACVESESDGYPEAWFTKEFKQVGRYFRKQVYRYDNCGHDSTLWYHDHALGITRLNVYAGLAGFYLIRDQHERLLNLPSEQYEIPLMIQDKTFNKDGSLYYPKQPDQPIPKLETSIIPEFVGDTIIVNGKVHPYLKVEPRKYRFRLLNASNTRFFRMKLDSEQPMYQIATDGGLMQHPIGVKEIMLAPAERAEVIIDFTNLEGKYIIMTNDAPAPFPTGNGNQINENTGTVMQFRVILPLSSVDTSVIPAYMMPVPKIREQLASKVRYLTLNDNMDKYGREFMLLDNKQWDAPITENPKLGSTEIWCLINLTTDTHPIHLHLIDFQILDRRDFDVQRYKKEKIIHYTGPAISPEPYERGWKDTVQSNPNQVTRIIMKFGPYTGLYVWHCHILEHEDYEMMRPYIVIR, encoded by the coding sequence ATGATTCTCTCTAAATTTGTAGATGAACTCCCTATTCCCCCTATTTTAAAACCTCGATGGAAAGATCAGTTCTATACTTATTATGAAGTGAATATGACGGAATTTAAGCAATCACTCCATCGTGAGTTAAATGATACAACTGTTTGGGGATACGAAGGTAGCTATCCAGGACCTACCATTGAAGTAGAAAGAGGAGAAATCGTGTTTATCAAATGGATCAACAATCTTCCAGATAAGCATCTGTTTCCAGTAGACTATACGGTGCATGGAGCCCATATGGATGTACCTGAAGTACGAACGGTGGTTCATGTACACGGTGCATGTGTTGAATCGGAAAGTGATGGCTACCCAGAGGCTTGGTTTACAAAAGAATTCAAACAAGTCGGTCGATATTTTAGAAAGCAAGTATATCGATATGATAATTGCGGTCATGATTCCACCCTCTGGTATCATGACCATGCCCTTGGTATCACTAGGCTTAATGTTTATGCAGGGTTGGCTGGATTTTATCTAATCAGAGATCAACACGAACGTTTATTGAATTTACCAAGTGAGCAATATGAGATCCCTCTTATGATACAAGATAAGACTTTCAATAAGGATGGTTCACTATATTACCCTAAACAGCCAGATCAACCAATCCCGAAATTAGAAACGTCGATCATTCCTGAATTTGTTGGAGATACGATTATCGTGAATGGCAAAGTACATCCATATTTAAAAGTGGAACCTCGTAAATATCGATTTAGACTACTAAACGCATCCAATACCCGTTTTTTTAGAATGAAGCTTGATTCGGAACAACCTATGTATCAAATTGCGACGGATGGAGGATTAATGCAGCACCCAATAGGTGTAAAAGAAATCATGTTAGCGCCTGCAGAACGTGCAGAAGTAATCATTGATTTTACTAATCTTGAGGGTAAGTATATTATCATGACAAACGATGCTCCAGCTCCATTTCCAACCGGAAATGGAAATCAGATAAATGAAAATACAGGCACAGTGATGCAATTTAGAGTGATTCTTCCATTATCAAGTGTCGATACGAGTGTTATTCCGGCTTATATGATGCCTGTTCCCAAAATAAGAGAACAATTAGCTTCGAAGGTGAGATATCTAACATTAAATGACAATATGGATAAGTACGGTCGTGAATTTATGTTATTGGATAATAAACAATGGGATGCCCCAATAACTGAAAATCCAAAATTAGGATCAACCGAAATATGGTGTCTTATTAACTTAACTACGGATACACACCCTATCCATCTCCACTTAATTGATTTTCAAATCTTAGATCGAAGAGATTTCGATGTACAAAGGTATAAAAAGGAGAAAATTATCCATTATACAGGTCCTGCGATTTCTCCAGAACCTTATGAACGAGGATGGAAGGATACCGTTCAATCTAACCCTAATCAAGTAACTCGAATTATCATGAAGTTTGGTCCTTATACAGGTTTGTATGTTTGGCACTGTCATATATTAGAACACGAGGATTACGAAATGATGAGACCATATATAGTTATCCGATAA
- a CDS encoding DNA topoisomerase III, with product MKLIIAEKPDQGSTLAAQFKTKKQQGYIEIMPNELFPDGAYVTWAVGHLCQLVSPETYHSKWKKWSMETLPMIPEKFQYEVTRQKAKQFNVVKTLLRKPDVDEIIHAGDAGREGELIVRNIVNLCNVNKPMKRLWISSLTPKAIYEGFQNLKNEEKTRPLYYEAYTRACADWVVGMNASRAYSILLQQRGVSDVFSAGRVQTPTLALIVKRELEIEQFKSEPFWEVFADFKMDGKKYQGKWQQNNDPRIKTKEMAEKIAAFCKGKEAEIAEMDTERKEFQPPLLFNLSSLQATVNKIYKYSPKQTLDIVQSLYQKGIVSYPRSDSNYVTEGEAETFPDILQKLSGFSEYESLFPLPQPNIMNNKRFVNEKKVTDHYAIIPTEQVTDPKRLSAEERNIYDLVVRRLIAAHYEKAIFDYTTIKTLVDKRAEFISKGKQQIQEGWRKVIFQNDKDDDDIILPSVSKGDSGKVSNIKVKEGKTQPPKRYTEGQLITLMKTAGKHLDNEELEKVLMKTEGLGTEATRAGIITMLKDRKYINVKKNQVFATDKGKVLITAIGEKILASPEMTAKWEQRLREIGEGKASAGGFMEAVKKMSAKIISDAVESSESWDFQGLDTESIQRSGPKKRSSASMGSCKLCGSKIVDKGEFYGCVSYQKTKCNFTISKKILNKKISQANIKKLLASGETDMISGFIKGEKTFDAILSWSDSEKKISFTFPTEQNVKQT from the coding sequence ATGAAGCTAATCATTGCGGAGAAACCAGATCAAGGTTCAACGCTAGCGGCTCAATTTAAAACGAAGAAACAGCAAGGCTATATAGAAATCATGCCGAATGAACTTTTTCCCGATGGAGCTTATGTAACTTGGGCCGTCGGGCATTTATGTCAACTCGTTTCGCCGGAAACCTATCATTCAAAATGGAAAAAATGGTCGATGGAAACGTTGCCAATGATTCCTGAGAAATTTCAATATGAAGTGACCCGACAGAAGGCAAAGCAATTCAATGTCGTGAAGACTTTGCTTAGGAAACCGGATGTCGATGAAATCATTCATGCAGGTGATGCCGGTCGTGAAGGAGAATTGATTGTACGCAATATCGTTAATCTATGCAATGTAAATAAACCGATGAAACGTTTATGGATTTCCTCTTTGACCCCAAAAGCGATTTATGAGGGATTCCAAAATCTGAAGAACGAAGAAAAAACCAGGCCGCTCTATTATGAAGCGTATACGAGAGCTTGTGCGGATTGGGTTGTGGGAATGAATGCGTCGAGAGCGTATAGTATTTTATTGCAACAAAGGGGCGTTTCGGATGTGTTTTCAGCTGGAAGGGTCCAGACACCGACTCTCGCTTTGATTGTGAAGCGGGAATTGGAAATTGAGCAATTCAAGTCTGAGCCGTTCTGGGAAGTGTTCGCTGACTTCAAGATGGATGGAAAGAAGTATCAGGGAAAATGGCAGCAGAACAATGATCCGAGAATCAAGACAAAAGAAATGGCTGAAAAAATTGCCGCCTTTTGCAAGGGTAAGGAAGCTGAAATAGCTGAAATGGATACAGAAAGGAAAGAATTTCAGCCGCCTTTGTTATTTAATCTATCGTCACTGCAAGCGACAGTAAACAAGATTTATAAATATTCACCGAAACAGACGCTTGATATTGTACAAAGTTTATATCAAAAAGGGATTGTTTCTTATCCACGTTCAGATTCCAATTATGTGACGGAGGGGGAAGCCGAAACATTTCCCGATATTTTGCAAAAACTAAGTGGATTTTCAGAATATGAATCTTTGTTTCCTTTGCCACAACCGAACATCATGAATAATAAACGGTTTGTAAATGAAAAGAAAGTGACTGATCACTATGCAATTATTCCGACGGAGCAAGTAACTGACCCAAAGCGGCTTTCCGCTGAAGAACGGAATATATATGACTTGGTGGTACGCCGGTTGATTGCAGCCCATTATGAGAAAGCCATTTTCGATTACACCACCATTAAAACGCTTGTCGATAAGCGTGCCGAATTCATTTCTAAAGGCAAGCAGCAGATTCAAGAGGGATGGCGCAAAGTGATTTTCCAAAATGACAAGGATGATGATGATATCATTCTGCCGTCCGTTTCAAAAGGGGATTCTGGAAAGGTCTCCAATATAAAGGTGAAAGAAGGAAAAACCCAGCCTCCTAAGCGCTATACAGAAGGTCAGCTGATCACTTTGATGAAAACTGCCGGAAAGCATCTGGATAATGAAGAGTTAGAAAAGGTGCTGATGAAAACCGAGGGTCTTGGAACCGAAGCAACTCGGGCTGGCATCATTACCATGCTTAAAGACCGTAAATATATCAATGTCAAAAAAAACCAGGTGTTTGCGACAGATAAAGGGAAAGTGCTGATTACTGCCATCGGGGAGAAAATCCTGGCTTCACCCGAGATGACAGCCAAATGGGAACAGCGTTTAAGGGAAATTGGTGAAGGAAAGGCTTCAGCTGGCGGCTTTATGGAAGCTGTTAAAAAGATGTCAGCAAAAATTATCAGTGATGCCGTGGAATCATCGGAAAGCTGGGATTTTCAGGGTCTGGACACCGAGTCGATTCAACGGAGTGGCCCTAAAAAGAGAAGCTCGGCATCTATGGGCAGCTGTAAACTATGCGGTTCTAAGATTGTCGATAAAGGGGAATTCTATGGATGTGTAAGTTATCAAAAAACAAAGTGTAACTTCACTATCTCCAAAAAAATCCTCAATAAGAAAATCAGTCAAGCAAATATAAAAAAGCTGTTGGCGAGCGGTGAAACGGATATGATAAGCGGTTTTATAAAAGGGGAAAAGACCTTTGATGCCATTTTATCATGGTCCGATTCTGAAAAGAAGATCAGTTTTACATTTCCAACAGAACAAAACGTCAAGCAAACTTGA
- the mntR gene encoding transcriptional regulator MntR: MPTPSMEDYIEQIYLLIEEKGYARVSDIAENLSVHPSSVTKMVQKLDQEKYLIYEKYRGLVLTANGKKVGKRLVYRHELLEQMLRLIGVKEENIYHDVEGIEHHLSWNAIDRIGDLVEFFEESPDRVEDLRKIQKRNEENSK; this comes from the coding sequence ATGCCTACACCGAGCATGGAGGATTACATAGAACAAATTTATTTACTTATTGAAGAAAAAGGATATGCAAGAGTTTCCGATATTGCCGAAAATCTTTCCGTCCACCCTTCTTCTGTTACAAAAATGGTTCAAAAACTTGATCAGGAAAAATATTTGATATATGAAAAGTACCGGGGCCTCGTTTTAACTGCAAATGGGAAAAAAGTTGGTAAAAGGCTCGTATACCGTCATGAACTTTTAGAACAGATGCTAAGGTTGATAGGGGTCAAGGAAGAAAATATTTATCATGATGTAGAAGGTATTGAACACCACCTTAGTTGGAATGCCATCGATAGGATTGGAGACCTGGTTGAATTCTTTGAAGAATCTCCTGACCGTGTCGAGGATTTAAGAAAGATACAAAAAAGAAATGAAGAAAATTCTAAATAA
- a CDS encoding class I SAM-dependent methyltransferase, producing MNLHTWHKESEKEWDVFAPMWVKNSQEMWETGSRKNIIPFFSEYVPSGVKVADIGCGDGVGSLKLAEAGFKVTGVDLSNVMIEFAKGKTAQQPELSFLQGDFYNLPFKDEEMDAAMVINSLEYTGEPLTVMKEIQRVIKPGGYVCFGILGPTAEPRKKFSFQRLLGDKVIMNTMQPWEFEKMALETGWKAVADTGVAKRGVDYTKLGHFSKELKQAVSFMWLFLLQKEVGQ from the coding sequence ATGAATTTACATACATGGCATAAAGAGTCGGAAAAGGAATGGGATGTTTTTGCACCTATGTGGGTGAAGAATTCGCAAGAAATGTGGGAAACGGGGAGCCGGAAAAACATTATTCCTTTCTTTTCTGAATATGTACCTTCGGGAGTGAAGGTAGCTGACATAGGCTGTGGAGATGGAGTTGGTTCCTTGAAATTGGCCGAAGCGGGATTTAAAGTAACCGGAGTTGATTTATCCAATGTGATGATTGAATTTGCAAAGGGAAAAACCGCTCAACAACCAGAACTTTCTTTTCTGCAAGGAGATTTTTATAATCTACCATTCAAAGATGAAGAAATGGATGCGGCAATGGTCATTAATTCTTTGGAATATACGGGTGAACCATTAACGGTGATGAAGGAAATCCAACGGGTAATAAAGCCTGGCGGCTATGTCTGTTTTGGGATACTTGGTCCAACAGCCGAACCACGAAAAAAATTCAGTTTTCAACGGTTATTAGGAGATAAAGTCATCATGAATACAATGCAGCCATGGGAATTTGAAAAAATGGCTTTAGAAACGGGATGGAAGGCAGTGGCTGATACCGGCGTTGCAAAGAGAGGGGTGGACTATACAAAACTGGGACATTTTTCAAAGGAATTAAAGCAAGCTGTATCGTTCATGTGGCTGTTTCTCCTTCAAAAAGAGGTGGGGCAGTGA
- a CDS encoding AIM24 family protein, producing the protein MEKYQIDQFVEKTKQQDKGQGLFELETERILEINLEKQIWAKMGTMVSYRGHIKFEREGILEHGLGKLFKKALTGEGASLMKATGSGKLYVADQGKKISILQLNGESICVNGNDLLAFEPGIQWDIKMMRRIAGLLAGGLFNVRLEGRGMVAFTSHYEPLTLMVEPGNPVYTDPNATVAWSGELQPEFVTDVSLKSFFGRGSGESVQMKFEGQGFVVVQPFEEVYFGNKES; encoded by the coding sequence ATGGAGAAGTATCAAATCGATCAATTCGTTGAAAAGACGAAACAGCAGGATAAAGGGCAAGGCTTATTCGAACTTGAAACGGAACGAATTCTGGAGATTAATTTGGAAAAGCAGATCTGGGCAAAAATGGGGACGATGGTTTCTTATCGCGGCCATATTAAATTCGAGCGGGAAGGCATCTTGGAGCATGGTCTTGGTAAACTCTTTAAAAAAGCTTTGACTGGTGAGGGTGCATCCTTGATGAAAGCGACCGGAAGCGGCAAGCTATACGTCGCGGATCAAGGGAAGAAGATTTCTATTTTACAGTTAAATGGTGAATCGATCTGTGTTAACGGAAATGATTTACTTGCATTTGAACCGGGGATTCAATGGGATATAAAAATGATGCGGCGCATTGCCGGGTTATTGGCGGGGGGATTGTTCAACGTAAGGCTCGAGGGGAGAGGCATGGTCGCATTCACTTCCCATTATGAGCCGCTTACTTTAATGGTGGAACCTGGGAATCCGGTCTATACGGACCCGAATGCCACAGTAGCTTGGTCAGGGGAATTGCAGCCTGAATTCGTAACGGATGTTTCATTGAAGTCGTTTTTTGGAAGGGGAAGCGGCGAATCCGTTCAAATGAAATTCGAAGGTCAAGGATTTGTGGTCGTCCAACCTTTTGAAGAGGTATACTTCGGTAATAAGGAATCATGA
- the metA gene encoding homoserine O-acetyltransferase MetA: MPIRIPEQLPAREILEQENIFVMDEERATNQEIRPLNILILNLMPEKEKTEAQLLRFLGNTPIQVNISFLRLSTHESKNTSKFHLDQFYKSFNDIRTKKYDGLIITGAPVEKLDFSDVNYWEELQNIMNWSSENVTSTLHICWGAQAALYHHYGIGKYELPEKCFGVYTHEVLEPNENLVRGFDDYFMAPHSRHTDIDYQKLVNHPELKVLAQSDQAGVLMAASVDGKRIMVTGHFEYDADTLGEEYKRDRERGINTLLPENYFPDNDPTKVPLHRWKSHCSLMFSNWLNYYVYQSTPYEWD, encoded by the coding sequence ATGCCAATCAGAATTCCGGAACAACTGCCAGCAAGGGAAATTTTAGAACAGGAAAATATCTTCGTAATGGATGAGGAAAGAGCTACCAATCAGGAAATCCGTCCATTGAATATATTAATTTTAAACCTAATGCCAGAGAAAGAAAAAACGGAGGCCCAGTTACTGCGCTTTCTTGGCAATACTCCCATTCAAGTAAATATATCATTCCTGCGCTTGAGCACACATGAATCAAAAAACACAAGTAAATTTCATTTAGATCAATTTTACAAATCATTTAATGATATTCGCACGAAGAAATATGACGGCTTGATCATTACAGGCGCTCCAGTAGAAAAGCTGGACTTTTCAGACGTTAATTATTGGGAAGAACTGCAGAATATCATGAACTGGTCAAGCGAAAATGTCACATCCACCCTACATATCTGTTGGGGGGCACAAGCTGCCCTGTACCATCATTATGGAATAGGCAAATACGAACTTCCAGAGAAATGCTTCGGCGTATACACCCATGAGGTCCTTGAACCGAATGAAAATCTAGTCCGCGGTTTCGATGATTATTTTATGGCCCCTCATTCACGCCATACGGATATTGACTATCAAAAATTAGTTAACCATCCTGAATTGAAGGTTCTCGCACAGTCCGATCAAGCTGGTGTATTGATGGCTGCTTCGGTTGATGGAAAAAGAATTATGGTTACCGGCCATTTCGAGTATGATGCCGATACCCTTGGTGAAGAATACAAGCGCGATAGGGAGCGTGGGATCAATACGCTACTCCCTGAAAATTACTTTCCTGATAACGATCCGACCAAGGTACCTCTTCACCGCTGGAAGAGCCATTGCAGCCTGATGTTCTCGAATTGGCTGAACTATTATGTCTACCAATCAACCCCTTATGAGTGGGATTGA
- a CDS encoding glutathione peroxidase, producing the protein MSIYEFEVNKINGETISLEEYRGKVMIIVNTASKCGFSPQYDDLQSLYVQYKEDGVVVLGFPCNQFLNQEPGDDLEIDSYCKLNHGVTFPMFAKVNVNGKEAHPLFSYLTENAPGVMGSKSIKWNFTKFLIDRDGNIVSRYAPKTKPLEMEEDLKKIL; encoded by the coding sequence ATGTCCATTTACGAATTTGAAGTCAATAAAATCAATGGCGAAACCATCTCGCTTGAGGAATATAGAGGGAAAGTGATGATTATAGTGAATACCGCAAGCAAATGCGGTTTTTCGCCACAGTATGATGATTTGCAAAGCCTGTATGTGCAATATAAAGAGGATGGGGTTGTCGTGCTTGGTTTTCCTTGTAATCAGTTTTTGAATCAGGAGCCTGGTGATGACCTGGAAATCGATTCATACTGCAAATTGAATCATGGTGTAACATTCCCGATGTTTGCAAAAGTGAATGTCAATGGAAAGGAAGCCCATCCCTTATTCAGCTATTTGACTGAAAATGCTCCTGGAGTGATGGGATCCAAATCGATAAAATGGAATTTTACAAAGTTTTTGATTGATCGTGATGGAAATATCGTCAGTCGGTATGCTCCTAAAACAAAACCTTTGGAAATGGAAGAGGATTTAAAAAAAATATTATGA
- a CDS encoding DegV family protein yields MERIAWVTDSTGTLDEELSLNEHVYVVPMVVIIDGKEYEDGVDLLPEELYRRMSEEKITATTSQPSVGRFQELYKELEKRYDRIIAVHLSSELSGTVSASRQAAQMVTIPVDVFDTLLIPFPMLLILKKLMHYIDNGDSINEAFVKTRMYADNHETYVLIGSLDQLHRSGRLTNAQYILGSLLSFKPIISIENGLLHTKSKPRNLKKAEKQIFTDFRRSVEAGKVKECTILYGAVSEQAQRWKKMISDEFPQVLTHVSPLGSAIGVHTGEQTIGISWFNED; encoded by the coding sequence ATGGAACGAATTGCATGGGTAACAGATAGTACGGGAACTTTAGACGAAGAGTTATCGTTGAATGAACATGTATATGTCGTTCCGATGGTCGTCATCATCGATGGGAAGGAATATGAAGATGGCGTCGACCTATTACCTGAGGAATTATACCGGCGGATGAGTGAGGAAAAAATCACCGCCACTACGTCACAGCCCTCGGTCGGCAGATTCCAAGAGTTATATAAGGAGCTTGAAAAACGCTATGATCGAATCATAGCCGTACACCTTTCAAGTGAATTGAGCGGGACCGTTTCCGCGAGCAGGCAAGCTGCACAAATGGTTACGATCCCCGTTGACGTTTTTGATACTTTACTTATTCCCTTTCCAATGCTATTAATCTTGAAAAAGCTCATGCATTATATTGATAATGGTGATTCCATCAATGAGGCATTCGTCAAAACGAGGATGTATGCGGATAACCATGAAACCTATGTATTAATAGGTTCTTTAGATCAGCTGCATCGCAGCGGCAGGTTAACAAACGCACAGTATATACTAGGAAGCCTATTGAGCTTTAAACCCATCATTTCAATCGAAAACGGTCTGCTTCATACTAAATCCAAACCTCGGAACCTTAAAAAAGCGGAAAAACAGATCTTCACTGATTTTCGCAGATCAGTCGAAGCGGGAAAAGTAAAAGAATGCACCATATTATATGGTGCAGTATCGGAGCAGGCACAAAGATGGAAAAAGATGATTTCCGACGAATTTCCTCAAGTGTTGACCCATGTATCCCCACTGGGCAGTGCCATCGGGGTGCATACTGGTGAACAGACGATTGGGATCAGTTGGTTCAATGAAGATTAA
- a CDS encoding HD domain-containing protein, with amino-acid sequence MKQKMIELTEKYVYDQLNSDASGHDWFHIDRVRKLALHIAKEERKGNEFIIELAALLHDIPDDKLNQDADGGWKKLDVWFDEINLDIDSVDAIKQIIHTISYSAGQLKLPSIEAEIVQDADRLDAIGAIGIARTFAFGGKKGQLMYDPSLPIRENMTKKEYRNGKSSSIHHFHEKLLRLQDMLNTCTAKKIASERHEYMVGFLKEFNKEWDVRL; translated from the coding sequence ATGAAACAAAAGATGATTGAATTAACGGAGAAGTATGTATATGACCAATTGAATTCTGATGCCAGCGGCCATGATTGGTTCCATATCGATCGTGTTCGTAAGCTGGCTTTACATATTGCAAAAGAAGAACGAAAAGGAAATGAGTTCATTATTGAATTGGCGGCTCTGCTTCATGATATCCCGGATGATAAACTAAACCAGGATGCCGATGGAGGCTGGAAAAAGCTTGACGTTTGGTTTGATGAAATAAATTTGGATATTGATAGTGTGGATGCCATCAAACAGATCATCCATACAATTTCATATAGTGCAGGGCAGTTGAAGCTTCCTTCGATCGAGGCTGAAATTGTTCAGGATGCGGACCGCTTGGATGCAATTGGTGCCATTGGCATAGCCAGGACATTTGCATTTGGCGGGAAAAAGGGACAACTTATGTATGATCCTTCATTGCCCATAAGGGAAAACATGACCAAGAAGGAATACAGGAATGGCAAAAGTTCTTCCATTCATCACTTTCATGAAAAATTATTGCGTTTGCAAGATATGCTCAATACTTGTACAGCCAAGAAGATTGCAAGTGAAAGGCATGAATATATGGTTGGATTTTTAAAGGAATTTAATAAGGAATGGGATGTACGATTATGA